The genomic stretch TTAAAGTTGGAGGCACGCACCACATAATTTCAATGAATGCTCAAGAGGAAAGACAAGTAGAAGGCGACAGAGTTGGAAAAGGGGTGGGGCACACTTCAAAAACTTGTTGACGAAGGAGTTGTAAAGTAAGTAAACTTGTCACAGAAGGGGTTGCCCTTTGCctcttttcgaattttttccaCTTTAAAAGGCCACCCCGCTTCCCTTGTTTCCCTGTTCTCTTTCCACTTTCACTACTCCCCTTCTtgtttctccctctctctctctctcaaaggctGAGCGAATCCAACGCTAAGCAAGAACAATTCCGCCGGTGAGCAATATAGCCGAACTTTACCTATTTTTTCCGATTTTGACTAGCTAACCATTTTCATATTTAAGATTTAGTGCCATCCTTCTTCTTGAGAGTtcatatatttcttattttttatttagaattacattggattttttaatttatttgctaTCCAATTCGTCATTATTTGTCTGAAATTCTAGAATATCGCAGGTGAGAGTAAGAATGACGAATGAGTTGGACAAGATCAGCAATATACCGGGGCACATAATGGATCAAATACTGTCGTGCTTGCCGATTAAGGAGGCAGTGAGGACCAGCATTTTGTCAAGAAAGTGGAGGTACAAATGGTCCTCTCTTCCAAAACTTGTGTTTGATAACCAATGTACCGTGGCCACGGGAGTTCCTTCTCTGCAACCATCCCCGAATGAAAACTTAGTGAAGATCATTGACGAGGTCCTCTTGCTTCATACTGGCACAATACAAAAGTTCATGCTCTCTCACAAAAGATTTTACGCCACGAGTAACATTGACCACTGGATTCTTCATCTATCCAGAGTCTCCGTTAAAGAAATCGTGCTACACATCTGGAAAGGGAACTATTACAAGATTCCCACCACCTTATTCAATTTCCAGGACTTGACTCATTTGGAACTCCTCCGCTGTGTGGTGAAAATTCCGTCAACGTTTGAAGGATGGAAAAACTTGAAAACTTTATATCTTTCTCAGGTTAAGCTATCTCCGGATGAGCTTGAGGCTCTGATTTCTCGTTGCCCACTACTAAAAAATTTATCTTTGTTAAAGGGGACTGAACAAGTGAACATCAAAGCTTGCAACCTCGAGTGGCTTTCTCTTCGAGGACGATTTCAAGATGTCGATTTTGGTGTTATGAACTGTTTGAAGTCAGTCACGATAGGTTTCAGTGATGATATGGCTAACAAACGTGGACCCGACAATGCCAACTTGAgcaatttgcaaaaaattttccgAAACCTGCCCAATATTCAGAGTCTCAAGCTTGAAGATTATTCACTGAAGGTACATTTTAAGGGCATAAATTCTGAAATTGCTAGGACTCTGTTCACTATTATTTTTGGGATGAAAATATGTGGGTTCTATTACTAATAGTTGGTATtatattgacacttgattttgactgatttgtGTAGTATTTGGCTGTTGGAAATGTTCCACAGACACTGCCAGATGAACTTGTTCATTTGAAGCACCTCTTCTTATGCATAGACTTCAATAATGTGGATGAGATTTTGACTGTTATGTGCCTGATAAAAAGGTCTCCCCAGTTGAAACAGGTTGACTTTCAGGTGAGTATGATATTTGAGACTAGTATTCAGCGGACTAATCTTGTGTTTCTTCGAAACTATTGCTGAAGATAATATTTAGGTATATATGTGATCTTCTCCACGAATTTTTGTTACttggcaaaaaatatataaattagtAAATAGTGAGCCAAACTTCAAGTCCAATGATCTATCACTATAGACTAAATGGATTTTACTGCTTATATTATATGCTATAACATATCATAATGAAACAATTGATCGAAACCTTTATTATTTGGCAAAATTGTTAATGATTTAAAGAAATATAAATGGGTATCAGAAGATTGATGCTTCCTTTGTATCAAGTTTTAGAATATATGTTGGAAATAATTCCATTTGATCATCATATTACCTTGGTCTTTTTAATCATTGAATCTGATGAAATGGAGAGCTAATCTATACTTTACCGCGAGTATATCATACATTCACATAATAGATGACGGTATAATGATCTAGTTCACCCGAAAAAGAAAGATATTGCAATTCGGGGTCATAATTCATACAGGAAGTGGAAAAATCAAGTACTCTACTCTCTTGAATAAACAACTggattactctctctctctctctctctctctctctctctctctctctctctctctctctctctctctctctttccccgcATCGTGATGTGCTCTTTGATCTTTAAAAACAGTCTCGTGCTGAGAATCAACAGACTGAATGGATCAGGACAATGGCCGATTTTTGGGAAGACCACCAGTCGTATTGCCTAGAACAAGTACAAGTTGTATCAATGAGCGGAATTTGTGGTAGTATGCCAGAGCTGGAAATTATGAAGTTTCTTCTTGCCTGTTTGCCGAAACTACGAACGATGACGATCAGGCCTAATTCCATGAGTGGAGAAGGCAAGTTGTTTAGGGAGTTGCTGCGTTTCCGACGAGCCTCGGCCCAAGCGGAGGTGATCTTTCTTGATCCTGTTGATTCGGAAGCCAAGCCACATTAAGATTGAATCATACATGGAATTAAAAAGAACTGCATTGTTTTACTATGCTGAGTGGAACTTGAATAAACTGTGACGCAGAGTTTATGTATTACTCAGAAAAATCAGAATCATCTTCTTTCATCTTGTGTTAAGTCTATTGCAAGGAGTACTTCATTCCTTATATGTTTGGCGGATTACAACTTTCATCATCAATTTGGAAGCATGGTGGTTGCTTTTCTTATGCCCTCATTCGCCTTCTGGCCCCTTCACGGACCCTCATAAATGAAATATTGCATCAATCTTTTACGATTTTTAACTCAATTTAGAGAAAAATGGAgtttttgtaaaatttattCTTTCAAGTTCTTATAAATATGTGTTTTATATGAGATAGCGATATTTCAAGTAAGTGGATCACGAAAGAatacaacaaaaataaatggaacgTAACTATGAtgttaaaaatatcaaatagaaCTTAAAAATATGAAATCGAGCGGCACGACCCTTCGATTTGATAAAGGGCATGTCACTCCAATTGCGCGAGCCGCCACTCGAAGCCACATTTTTCCTCTAGACCAACATTTGACTGTATGTATGTTTTTTCACGAGACATTCGATCAACATAGTTTttctttcacaaaaaatcaGGACGAAATTGTTTAGAGTTGGTTGTCGCCTATCTAGAAACGAACAAGCCAAATGCACATTTATACCGAGAAGTTGCATTCTTTTTCGCTATAAATCTAATTCAGGTGATTCTTAATGTATCGAAAATCTTGTGACCGGATCTTTGTGATACTACAACTtcatcatgaaaaatcacaaacttcttcttctttttttttttttggtcaaaaatcacaaacttcttGATACCCT from Rhodamnia argentea isolate NSW1041297 chromosome 2, ASM2092103v1, whole genome shotgun sequence encodes the following:
- the LOC115727806 gene encoding F-box/FBD/LRR-repeat protein At1g13570-like, with protein sequence MTNELDKISNIPGHIMDQILSCLPIKEAVRTSILSRKWRYKWSSLPKLVFDNQCTVATGVPSLQPSPNENLVKIIDEVLLLHTGTIQKFMLSHKRFYATSNIDHWILHLSRVSVKEIVLHIWKGNYYKIPTTLFNFQDLTHLELLRCVVKIPSTFEGWKNLKTLYLSQVKLSPDELEALISRCPLLKNLSLLKGTEQVNIKACNLEWLSLRGRFQDVDFGVMNCLKSVTIGFSDDMANKRGPDNANLSNLQKIFRNLPNIQSLKLEDYSLKYLAVGNVPQTLPDELVHLKHLFLCIDFNNVDEILTVMCLIKRSPQLKQVDFQSRAENQQTEWIRTMADFWEDHQSYCLEQVQVVSMSGICGSMPELEIMKFLLACLPKLRTMTIRPNSMSGEGKLFRELLRFRRASAQAEVIFLDPVDSEAKPH